In one window of Ruminococcus albus AD2013 DNA:
- a CDS encoding DUF3793 family protein: MLVEEIKRLENVLAFHAAPTLMGMKCGSLPTLSSEEYNIDELSRLFAKRYFGTRIGARIISRCSHRTIIYLYDMRLLEATLSDKAVRNFLAEYGYDKSWDAQSCLDRLCKRLTQSDFPHEIGIFLGYPLEDVKGFIANCGKKCKLCGVWKVYGDVERAKAMFECYKQCRIHLCKELKKGKQLRSCVA, encoded by the coding sequence ATGCTTGTTGAAGAAATAAAAAGACTTGAAAATGTTCTTGCATTTCACGCAGCACCCACATTAATGGGTATGAAATGCGGAAGTCTGCCGACACTTTCGTCAGAAGAATATAACATTGACGAGCTGTCACGGCTTTTTGCCAAAAGATATTTCGGAACAAGGATAGGCGCGCGTATCATCAGCAGGTGCAGTCATCGGACAATAATATATCTCTATGATATGCGTCTGCTTGAAGCAACACTTTCCGACAAAGCTGTGAGAAATTTCCTTGCGGAATACGGCTACGATAAGTCATGGGATGCACAATCTTGCCTTGACAGATTGTGCAAACGGCTGACGCAGAGCGATTTTCCTCACGAAATAGGCATTTTTCTCGGCTACCCGCTGGAAGACGTAAAGGGCTTTATTGCCAATTGCGGAAAGAAGTGCAAATTATGCGGAGTCTGGAAAGTATACGGCGATGTGGAACGTGCAAAGGCTATGTTTGAATGCTACAAGCAGTGTAGGATACACCTTTGCAAAGAACTGAAAAAAGGCAAACAGCTGCGCTCCTGCGTAGCTTAA